In Hoeflea ulvae, one genomic interval encodes:
- a CDS encoding DUF1344 domain-containing protein yields the protein MKKMIIATVSVLSMAVAAYAAEVEGIVTNYDPATRMIVLESGQAFTVTEGVELNALQPGGTVVITHDDGSTDATSVEVVQ from the coding sequence ATGAAGAAGATGATCATCGCCACTGTTTCAGTGTTGAGCATGGCCGTCGCCGCCTATGCCGCGGAAGTCGAAGGAATCGTCACCAATTATGATCCGGCCACCCGGATGATCGTGCTGGAAAGCGGCCAGGCTTTCACCGTTACCGAGGGTGTCGAGCTCAATGCGCTGCAGCCCGGCGGCACGGTCGTGATCACCCATGATGACGGCAGCACCGACGCCACATCGGTTGAGGTGGTTCAGTAG
- a CDS encoding Lrp/AsnC family transcriptional regulator → MSVQLDAFDRKLLRLLQQDGRLTNNDLSQQVNLSASQCSRRRTRLERDGFIKGYRAELDREKLGIGIVNLITVTLATHNRDNAQRFAGLIGNLPEVLEAYSLTGEMDYIIKVVTPDLRSLSAFVSDVLLPHESVQHVKTAIVLDTLKEGGALPV, encoded by the coding sequence ATGAGCGTGCAGCTCGACGCCTTTGACCGCAAATTGCTGCGGCTGTTGCAGCAGGATGGCCGGCTGACCAACAATGATCTGTCGCAGCAGGTCAATCTGTCGGCCTCGCAATGTTCGCGGCGGCGCACCCGGCTGGAGCGCGACGGTTTCATCAAGGGCTACCGTGCCGAACTTGACCGCGAAAAGCTCGGCATCGGCATCGTCAACCTGATCACGGTGACGCTGGCGACGCACAATCGCGACAATGCCCAGCGCTTTGCCGGGCTGATCGGCAATCTACCGGAGGTTCTGGAAGCCTATTCGCTGACCGGAGAGATGGATTACATCATCAAGGTGGTAACGCCGGACCTGCGCTCGCTATCGGCCTTTGTCAGCGATGTGCTGCTGCCGCATGAATCGGTCCAGCATGTCAAAACCGCGATCGTGCTGGACACGCTCAAGGAAGGCGGCGCGCTGCCGGTCTGA
- a CDS encoding mechanosensitive ion channel family protein, with product MATASESGLGKLVGSWGDAIDGLQILVVTYAVSVVGAILILIAGWTMSRLMARWVRSLLTRTHRVDPTVVGFFSIFVRYAVLVVVIIMVLGQFGVQTASIITALGAAGLAIGLALQGTLQNIAAGIMLLVLRPFRVGEYIDADGISGTVQEIGLFATELKTFDGLFLMAPNSQLWNVPVTNYSRLPERRHDLVIGIGYEDDIDTAQSVLMDLARAEPRILADPEPWAFVSELGDSAVAVTLRYWTKSPDWWETSRDMTKAAKIAFDEHGISIPFPQITYSGSLQVEKETAEQATA from the coding sequence ATGGCAACTGCATCCGAATCCGGTCTGGGGAAACTCGTGGGATCATGGGGTGATGCGATCGACGGTCTTCAGATACTGGTTGTGACCTATGCGGTCTCGGTTGTCGGCGCGATCCTGATCCTGATTGCCGGCTGGACCATGTCGCGCCTGATGGCGCGCTGGGTGCGCAGCCTGCTGACCCGAACCCACCGGGTGGACCCGACCGTCGTCGGCTTCTTTTCGATCTTTGTCCGCTACGCGGTGCTGGTGGTCGTCATCATCATGGTGCTGGGCCAGTTCGGGGTGCAGACCGCCTCGATCATCACGGCCCTCGGTGCCGCGGGCCTGGCCATCGGCCTTGCCCTGCAGGGAACCCTGCAGAACATCGCCGCAGGCATCATGCTGCTGGTGCTGCGGCCGTTCAGGGTCGGTGAATATATCGATGCCGACGGCATTTCCGGCACGGTCCAGGAGATCGGGCTATTCGCCACCGAACTCAAGACATTTGACGGCCTGTTCCTGATGGCGCCGAATTCGCAATTGTGGAATGTGCCGGTGACCAATTATTCCCGGCTGCCGGAGCGTCGCCATGACCTGGTGATCGGCATCGGCTACGAGGACGATATCGACACGGCGCAATCGGTGCTCATGGACCTGGCCCGGGCCGAACCCCGGATCCTGGCCGATCCGGAACCCTGGGCCTTCGTCTCGGAGCTCGGCGACAGCGCGGTCGCCGTCACCCTGCGCTACTGGACCAAGTCACCCGACTGGTGGGAGACGAGCCGCGACATGACCAAGGCCGCGAAGATCGCCTTCGACGAACACGGCATCTCGATTCCGTTCCCGCAGATCACCTATTCCGGTTCGCTGCAGGTGGAGAAGGAAACCGCCGAGCAGGCGACTGCCTGA
- a CDS encoding EAL domain-containing protein: protein MSERREPHFLQDDRGFYTTSYGPFVLRSAFQPIFSQNSEGHLTIEAFEALIRAQRGGEPVSPGHFFSLVEKGDSLAVDTLCRELHILNMGKLGRKKARLFINFNPGLFDGVADIESEVDRMVEFTVRAGLRPGRIVCEITEQGSGDEKVLMELVTGLRSRLFKIAVDDFGADDSDSKRVDEIKPDVLKFDAAWVRRFTETSAGMGLLKLMVEQFVERGITVLFEGLEEEHQVEFCQQIGVPLMQGYALARPEIVPRTFDDRFPEQDVPDMTMAAHLVQASAVASVAAPVYAAPLVPPAFAPRRTATFGKRHR, encoded by the coding sequence ATGTCTGAGCGCCGCGAGCCGCATTTTCTGCAGGATGACCGAGGCTTTTACACAACCTCCTATGGTCCTTTTGTGCTGCGCTCCGCTTTTCAGCCGATCTTCAGCCAGAACAGCGAAGGCCATCTGACCATCGAGGCCTTCGAAGCGCTGATCCGCGCCCAGCGCGGCGGCGAGCCGGTCTCTCCCGGTCACTTCTTCTCGCTGGTGGAAAAGGGCGATTCCCTCGCCGTCGACACGCTGTGCCGGGAATTGCACATTCTCAACATGGGCAAGCTCGGCCGCAAGAAGGCCCGGCTCTTCATCAATTTCAATCCCGGCCTGTTCGACGGGGTCGCCGACATCGAATCCGAAGTCGACCGCATGGTCGAATTCACGGTGCGGGCCGGCCTGCGTCCCGGACGCATCGTCTGCGAAATCACCGAACAGGGCTCCGGCGACGAAAAAGTGCTCATGGAGCTGGTGACAGGCCTGCGCTCGCGGCTGTTCAAGATTGCCGTCGATGACTTCGGCGCCGATGATTCCGACAGCAAGCGGGTCGACGAGATCAAGCCGGACGTGCTCAAGTTCGACGCCGCCTGGGTGCGCCGCTTCACCGAGACCTCGGCCGGTATGGGACTGCTCAAGCTGATGGTCGAGCAATTCGTCGAACGCGGCATAACCGTGCTGTTCGAAGGGCTGGAAGAGGAACACCAGGTCGAGTTCTGCCAGCAGATCGGCGTGCCGCTGATGCAGGGCTATGCACTGGCGCGGCCGGAAATCGTCCCCCGCACATTCGATGACCGGTTCCCCGAACAGGACGTGCCGGACATGACCATGGCCGCCCACCTTGTGCAGGCCTCGGCAGTTGCCTCTGTCGCGGCTCCGGTCTATGCCGCGCCGCTGGTGCCGCCAGCATTTGCGCCGCGCCGCACCGCAACCTTCGGCAAGCGGCACCGTTAA
- a CDS encoding DUF1344 domain-containing protein, protein MNKFVAIAFASAAMLSTAFAGEVDGVVKSVDTATATVELESGEVFTAAEGVVLEGVDAGATVHVIFNDGTTEATEISIVE, encoded by the coding sequence ATGAACAAGTTCGTAGCAATCGCATTCGCTTCCGCTGCCATGCTCTCGACCGCCTTCGCTGGCGAAGTCGACGGCGTCGTCAAGTCTGTTGACACAGCAACTGCCACCGTCGAGCTGGAATCCGGCGAAGTCTTCACCGCAGCCGAAGGCGTCGTGCTGGAAGGTGTCGATGCCGGCGCAACCGTGCACGTGATCTTCAACGACGGCACAACCGAAGCGACCGAAATCTCGATCGTCGAATAA
- a CDS encoding pyridoxal phosphate-dependent aminotransferase: MAFLANALSRVKPSATIAVSQKARELKAKGRDVIGLGAGEPDFDTPDNIKAAAIDAINRGETKYTPVSGIPELRKAIAAKFKRENNLDYDWQQTIVGTGGKQILFNAFMATLNPGDEVIIPAPYWVSYPEMVAICGGTSVPVATTIENGFKLAPADLEAAITPKTKWLMFNSPSNPSGAAYTEAELKALTEVLLRHPHVWILSDDMYEHLTYGDFVFTTPAQIEPALMDRTLTMNGVSKAYAMTGWRIGYAAGPLELIKAMDMIQGQQTSGACSIAQWAALEALNGTQDFIPKNKEIFRGRRDLVVSMLNQAKGIQCPVPEGAFYVYPSCADLIGKTAPSGKVIESDEDFVTELLETEGVAVVHGTAFGQGPNFRISYATSEALLEEACNRIQRFCAALR, translated from the coding sequence ATGGCCTTTCTCGCCAACGCCCTTTCCCGGGTCAAACCATCCGCCACCATTGCCGTCAGCCAGAAGGCAAGGGAACTCAAGGCCAAGGGCCGAGACGTCATCGGACTTGGCGCCGGCGAACCCGATTTCGACACTCCGGACAACATCAAGGCTGCGGCGATCGATGCGATCAACCGCGGCGAAACCAAATATACGCCGGTCTCGGGCATTCCGGAATTGCGCAAGGCGATTGCCGCAAAGTTCAAGCGCGAGAACAATCTCGATTACGACTGGCAGCAGACCATTGTCGGCACCGGCGGCAAGCAGATCCTGTTCAACGCCTTCATGGCGACGCTGAACCCCGGCGACGAGGTCATCATTCCCGCGCCCTACTGGGTCAGCTATCCCGAAATGGTGGCGATCTGCGGCGGAACCTCCGTGCCGGTGGCCACAACCATCGAGAACGGCTTCAAGCTTGCGCCGGCCGATCTGGAAGCGGCAATCACGCCGAAGACCAAGTGGCTGATGTTCAACTCGCCGTCCAACCCCTCGGGTGCGGCCTATACCGAAGCCGAGCTTAAGGCGCTGACGGAGGTGCTGCTGCGCCATCCGCATGTCTGGATCCTGTCGGATGACATGTATGAGCACCTGACCTATGGCGATTTCGTCTTCACCACGCCGGCCCAGATCGAACCGGCGCTGATGGACCGGACGCTGACCATGAACGGCGTGTCGAAAGCCTATGCAATGACAGGCTGGCGCATCGGCTATGCGGCCGGGCCGCTGGAACTGATCAAGGCGATGGACATGATCCAGGGCCAGCAGACCTCGGGCGCCTGCTCGATTGCGCAGTGGGCGGCGCTGGAAGCGCTCAACGGCACCCAGGACTTCATTCCGAAGAACAAGGAAATCTTCCGCGGTCGCCGCGATCTGGTGGTGTCGATGCTCAACCAGGCCAAGGGCATCCAGTGCCCGGTGCCGGAAGGCGCGTTCTACGTCTATCCGTCCTGCGCCGATCTGATCGGCAAGACCGCGCCATCGGGCAAGGTGATCGAGTCCGACGAGGATTTTGTCACCGAACTGCTGGAGACCGAAGGCGTGGCCGTGGTTCACGGCACGGCCTTTGGCCAGGGCCCGAACTTCCGGATTTCCTATGCGACCTCGGAAGCGCTGCTCGAAGAGGCATGCAACCGGATCCAGCGGTTCTGTGCAGCCCTGCGCTGA
- a CDS encoding DMT family transporter, with protein sequence MPRHLANLLLLAAGAVWGAGFVAQSTAMDNIGPFLFIGLRFLVAALVLAPFAWHESRNSSHPVSRHHLGGFALIGLVLFLGMALQQVGLTITTVTNSGFLTGLYVVFVPFITLLVLRQPPHPVIWPAVLMTFAGIWMLAGGSLAELNTGDLLTIACAVMWAVQVILVGRFVGPSGRPLTLSFVQFSLAALLGLGLGLSTEGFDLAAVIATLPEILFAGVIATGLAFTLQVIGQRYTTAPQAAIFLSTESLFAALFGAVILGEQIPLLGYAGGLLIFLAILLAELGPMVRPRPAA encoded by the coding sequence ATGCCGCGTCATCTTGCCAATCTGTTGTTGCTTGCAGCCGGCGCCGTCTGGGGCGCGGGTTTTGTCGCGCAATCGACGGCCATGGACAATATCGGTCCGTTCCTGTTCATCGGCCTGCGCTTTCTCGTCGCCGCACTGGTGCTGGCGCCCTTTGCCTGGCATGAATCGCGCAACAGCAGCCACCCCGTCTCGCGCCATCACCTCGGCGGCTTCGCGCTGATCGGCCTGGTGCTGTTTCTCGGCATGGCGCTGCAGCAGGTCGGCCTGACCATCACAACGGTGACCAATTCCGGCTTTCTGACCGGCCTCTATGTGGTGTTCGTGCCCTTCATCACGCTGCTGGTGCTGCGCCAGCCGCCGCATCCGGTAATCTGGCCGGCGGTGCTGATGACCTTTGCCGGGATCTGGATGCTGGCCGGCGGCAGCCTTGCCGAGCTCAACACCGGAGATCTGCTGACCATAGCCTGCGCCGTAATGTGGGCCGTCCAGGTGATTCTGGTTGGCCGTTTCGTCGGGCCGAGCGGGCGGCCGCTGACCCTGTCCTTCGTGCAGTTTTCGCTGGCCGCGCTGCTGGGACTCGGACTGGGCCTTTCAACCGAGGGCTTCGATCTGGCGGCGGTGATCGCCACCCTGCCCGAGATCCTGTTTGCCGGGGTGATTGCCACCGGTCTCGCCTTCACGCTGCAGGTCATCGGTCAGCGCTACACCACGGCGCCGCAGGCTGCGATCTTCCTGTCGACGGAATCGCTGTTTGCCGCATTGTTCGGTGCGGTGATTCTCGGCGAGCAGATCCCGCTGCTGGGTTATGCCGGCGGCCTGCTGATCTTTTTGGCCATTTTGCTGGCCGAACTCGGCCCGATGGTTCGGCCCAGACCGGCCGCCTGA
- a CDS encoding MBL fold metallo-hydrolase, translating into MGNLQAGIIPVTPFQQNCTVLFDQDTKSGVVVDPGGDVDVILQTITENGLTIEAIWLTHGHIDHAGGADELREKLGVKIIGPHEADLRLLQGLEDQARMFGQDMAVRNFTPDQWLKDGDTVSFGSHEFEVSHTPGHAPGHVIFYNRKEGFAHLGDVLFAGSIGRTDLPGGDHQTLLNSIRDKVFPLGDEVGFICGHGPGGKIGEERRTNPFLKGL; encoded by the coding sequence ATGGGTAACTTGCAGGCGGGCATCATTCCCGTCACCCCGTTTCAGCAGAACTGCACGGTGCTGTTTGACCAGGACACCAAGTCGGGCGTCGTCGTCGATCCCGGCGGCGATGTCGATGTGATCCTGCAGACCATCACCGAGAACGGCCTGACCATCGAGGCGATCTGGCTGACGCATGGGCATATCGACCATGCCGGCGGTGCCGACGAGTTGCGCGAGAAACTGGGCGTCAAGATCATCGGGCCGCACGAGGCGGACCTGCGGTTGCTGCAGGGGCTTGAGGATCAGGCCAGGATGTTCGGCCAGGACATGGCGGTGCGCAATTTCACCCCCGACCAGTGGCTCAAGGACGGCGACACGGTGTCCTTCGGCAGCCATGAATTCGAGGTGTCGCACACCCCCGGCCATGCGCCCGGCCACGTGATCTTCTACAATCGCAAGGAAGGCTTCGCGCATCTGGGCGATGTGCTGTTTGCCGGTTCGATCGGGCGCACCGACCTGCCGGGCGGCGATCACCAGACGCTTCTGAACTCGATCCGCGACAAGGTGTTTCCGCTGGGCGATGAGGTCGGCTTCATCTGCGGCCACGGCCCGGGCGGCAAGATCGGCGAGGAACGCCGCACCAACCCGTTCCTGAAGGGGCTGTAG
- a CDS encoding cold-shock protein, translating into MAETGIVKFFNVDKGFGFIKPDNGGADIFVHISAVQASGLTGLEENQKVAFDTEPDRRGKGPKAVNLSLA; encoded by the coding sequence ATGGCCGAAACTGGTATCGTAAAATTCTTCAACGTCGACAAGGGCTTTGGCTTCATCAAGCCTGACAATGGTGGAGCGGACATCTTCGTCCACATCTCCGCCGTTCAGGCTTCGGGGCTGACCGGCCTGGAGGAAAATCAGAAAGTTGCATTTGACACCGAGCCCGATCGCCGCGGCAAGGGACCCAAGGCAGTCAATCTCAGCCTCGCCTGA
- a CDS encoding PQQ-dependent sugar dehydrogenase: MPHHTILTPRNLVSALAALSVFGLLAAGTPASARETVPTQEVSVDVEVLASGLDHPRGVEPLPDGAILFTERSGALRVLRDGKVSAPVTGLPEIAAFGQGGLLDIALADDFAASRTIFLSYSTSGDGGYGTTIARARLSEDGTALTDVTEIFRMNRFTNVDRHFGSRMAVADDGTLYFTIGDRGESERAQDINDHAGAVLRIGTDGSIPADNPYAGGGGAAELWSKGHRNPQGIDIDPKTGVLYAVEHGARGGDEVNRPEPGRNYGWPEISYGRHYSGAEIGIGTAAEGYEQPVHYWDPSIAPGGMAVYRGEMFPEWDGDLLVAALKFQLLVRLDLDGETGEVLGEERLLKGTYGRIRDVRVAPDGSVLIVTDEDDGAILRLSRTPDPAD; encoded by the coding sequence ATGCCCCATCACACCATTTTGACACCCCGCAATCTCGTCTCGGCCCTTGCCGCTCTCTCGGTATTTGGCCTGCTGGCTGCCGGCACCCCCGCTTCGGCGCGCGAAACCGTTCCCACCCAGGAGGTCAGCGTCGATGTCGAGGTGCTCGCCTCCGGACTTGATCATCCCCGGGGCGTGGAACCGCTGCCCGACGGCGCGATCCTCTTCACCGAGCGAAGCGGCGCCTTGCGGGTGCTGCGTGACGGCAAGGTTTCGGCGCCGGTCACCGGCCTGCCCGAGATTGCGGCCTTCGGCCAGGGCGGCCTGCTCGACATCGCGCTGGCCGATGATTTCGCCGCCAGCCGCACGATCTTCCTCAGCTACAGCACCAGCGGCGACGGCGGCTACGGCACGACGATCGCCCGCGCCCGCCTTTCCGAAGACGGCACCGCGCTTACCGATGTCACCGAGATCTTCCGGATGAACCGCTTCACCAATGTCGACCGGCATTTCGGTTCGCGCATGGCGGTCGCCGATGACGGCACGCTGTATTTCACCATCGGAGATCGCGGCGAAAGCGAGCGGGCGCAGGACATTAACGACCACGCCGGCGCGGTGCTGCGGATCGGAACCGACGGATCGATTCCGGCGGACAACCCCTATGCCGGCGGCGGCGGAGCGGCCGAACTCTGGTCCAAGGGCCACCGCAATCCGCAAGGTATCGACATCGACCCGAAAACCGGCGTGCTTTACGCGGTCGAACACGGCGCCCGCGGCGGCGACGAGGTCAACCGTCCGGAACCGGGGCGCAATTACGGCTGGCCGGAGATTTCCTATGGCCGCCATTACTCCGGCGCGGAAATCGGCATCGGCACCGCCGCCGAGGGATACGAGCAACCGGTTCACTACTGGGACCCCTCGATCGCGCCGGGCGGCATGGCTGTCTACCGCGGCGAGATGTTTCCCGAATGGGACGGAGACCTGCTGGTAGCGGCGCTGAAATTCCAGTTGCTGGTGCGGCTTGACCTCGACGGTGAAACCGGCGAAGTGCTGGGCGAGGAGCGGCTGTTGAAGGGAACCTATGGCCGGATCCGCGATGTCCGCGTGGCCCCTGACGGGTCGGTGCTCATTGTCACCGACGAGGATGATGGCGCAATTCTGCGGCTGTCGCGCACGCCGGACCCGGCCGATTAG
- a CDS encoding DUF3052 domain-containing protein has translation MAGYSATPLVRKLGLQPAQRALLIAVPDNLHEISGFDSFAACDTVWDGISVYDLVMVFETGRDGLKVWAERLPHLVQRDGMVWIAWPKKASRRPTTLSGDVLRSVLLPTGLVDVKVCAIDAVWSGLKFVVRKQLRPDWPG, from the coding sequence ATGGCAGGCTATTCCGCAACGCCGCTGGTCAGGAAGCTGGGACTGCAACCGGCGCAGCGCGCCCTGCTTATTGCCGTCCCCGACAACCTGCATGAAATCTCCGGGTTTGACAGTTTTGCGGCCTGTGACACGGTGTGGGACGGCATTTCCGTCTATGATCTGGTGATGGTGTTTGAGACCGGCCGCGACGGTCTAAAGGTGTGGGCGGAGCGATTGCCGCACCTCGTGCAGCGTGACGGCATGGTCTGGATCGCCTGGCCGAAAAAGGCCTCGCGTCGGCCGACGACCCTGTCGGGCGACGTTTTGCGCAGCGTGCTCTTGCCCACTGGCCTGGTCGACGTGAAGGTCTGCGCGATCGATGCGGTCTGGTCCGGGCTCAAATTCGTGGTGCGCAAGCAATTGCGGCCCGATTGGCCCGGCTGA
- a CDS encoding DUF2177 family protein, producing the protein MIPEGFLKAWGGTAAFILAVDAVWLGLVAGGFYSRQLGDMMLDSPRLGIAALFYVMYSAAVVILASAAAARTGTLQDALLLGAILGFAAYGTYDITNLSTLKNWPLTMSIVDIAWGTLLTAAASAVGYWLLRWV; encoded by the coding sequence ATGATCCCGGAGGGTTTTCTGAAAGCATGGGGCGGAACCGCGGCCTTCATCCTCGCCGTCGACGCCGTCTGGCTCGGCCTGGTCGCCGGGGGCTTTTACAGCCGCCAGCTCGGCGACATGATGCTCGACTCACCGCGTCTTGGCATAGCCGCATTGTTTTACGTGATGTATTCGGCCGCGGTCGTCATCCTCGCCTCGGCCGCTGCAGCCCGCACCGGCACGCTGCAGGACGCGTTGCTGCTTGGCGCCATCCTCGGCTTTGCCGCCTATGGCACCTATGACATCACCAACCTGTCGACTCTGAAGAACTGGCCGCTGACGATGAGCATCGTCGACATTGCCTGGGGCACCCTGCTCACCGCCGCGGCCTCGGCCGTAGGCTACTGGCTGCTGCGCTGGGTCTGA
- a CDS encoding BA14K family protein, whose product MNVISKKLSITLLAAATVFAPLTSTVAHAESGAWQQENRGNNAYRHDEYRRDHYRQRRHNKRVDRRDHGRNNSDAIALGIIGLGAAAIIGGAIANSQNNPRVIYQEPAAPRAVSGGRYEPWSRSWYRFCEDKYRSFNPTTGTFRGYDGRDHFCVAN is encoded by the coding sequence ATGAACGTGATCTCCAAGAAGCTCAGCATCACACTGCTCGCCGCCGCCACGGTCTTTGCGCCGCTGACGTCCACCGTGGCCCACGCCGAAAGCGGTGCCTGGCAGCAGGAAAACCGCGGCAACAACGCCTACCGCCATGACGAATACCGGCGTGACCATTACCGCCAGCGCCGCCACAACAAGCGCGTCGACCGGCGCGATCACGGCCGCAACAACAGCGATGCCATAGCACTCGGCATCATCGGTCTCGGCGCCGCCGCGATCATCGGCGGGGCCATCGCCAACAGCCAGAACAACCCGCGCGTGATCTACCAGGAGCCGGCAGCCCCCCGCGCCGTCAGCGGCGGCCGCTACGAGCCCTGGAGCAGGTCTTGGTACCGGTTCTGCGAAGACAAGTACCGTTCGTTCAATCCCACGACCGGCACCTTCCGCGGCTATGACGGACGCGACCATTTCTGCGTTGCCAACTGA
- a CDS encoding DUF1499 domain-containing protein, giving the protein MLKTILIGAVALVAAVLIAFVLIGRERAWQMIAGSPDTGPRDFSINARSPSPNDALACTPGLCADPDFTVAPMDDSPADAIERLAQKLLATDPLARRLDDGSDPAKARFVTFSPLMRFPDMIHLEAVAMADGKTGLMAYARAQLGKSDLGKNRARLEALLAGG; this is encoded by the coding sequence ATGCTCAAAACCATTCTCATCGGCGCCGTCGCGCTCGTCGCCGCGGTGCTGATCGCCTTTGTGCTGATCGGAAGGGAACGCGCCTGGCAGATGATCGCCGGCTCTCCCGATACAGGCCCGCGCGATTTCAGCATCAATGCACGCAGTCCTTCGCCCAATGACGCGCTTGCCTGCACGCCCGGCCTCTGCGCCGATCCGGATTTCACCGTCGCGCCGATGGACGACAGCCCGGCGGACGCAATCGAGCGATTGGCGCAAAAGCTCCTTGCCACCGACCCGCTTGCCCGCCGGCTGGATGACGGCAGCGACCCGGCCAAGGCACGTTTCGTCACTTTTTCGCCGCTGATGCGGTTTCCCGACATGATCCATCTCGAGGCCGTGGCCATGGCTGACGGCAAGACCGGATTGATGGCCTATGCCCGCGCGCAACTGGGCAAGTCGGACCTGGGCAAGAACCGCGCCCGGCTCGAAGCCCTGCTGGCTGGGGGCTGA
- the hppD gene encoding 4-hydroxyphenylpyruvate dioxygenase translates to MGPFPHDAPRAIISPDNPAGTNGFEFVEYAHPDPAVLEALFARMGYEPVARHRTKAVTVWRQGDINYILNAEKGSFADRFVGIHGPCAPSMAWRVADAKQALAHAVSKGAEEYTGDDKTFDVPAIVGIGGSLLYFVDTWGEEGSLYDADFEWLGERDPKPKGAGFYYLDHLTHNVIRGNMDKWWDFYRDLFNFKQIHFFDIEGKLTGLVSRAITSPCGRIRIPLNESTDDKSQIEEFLRKYNGEGIQHIAVGTDDIYAATDWIAERGVKFMPGPPDTYYEQSRTRVNGHDEPIESLKKHGILIDGEGVIDGGMTKILLQVFSKTVIGPIFFEFIQRKGDEGFGEGNFRALFESIEEDQIRRGELTQAAE, encoded by the coding sequence ATGGGTCCGTTTCCGCACGATGCGCCGCGCGCTATCATTTCACCGGACAATCCGGCCGGCACCAACGGCTTTGAATTCGTCGAATATGCCCACCCCGATCCCGCCGTGCTGGAAGCGCTGTTCGCCCGCATGGGCTATGAACCCGTGGCGCGCCACCGCACCAAGGCGGTCACCGTCTGGCGGCAGGGCGACATCAATTACATTCTCAACGCCGAAAAAGGTTCTTTCGCCGACCGCTTTGTCGGCATCCACGGCCCCTGCGCCCCGTCGATGGCCTGGCGCGTTGCTGACGCGAAACAGGCGCTTGCCCATGCCGTGTCAAAGGGCGCCGAGGAATACACCGGCGATGACAAGACCTTCGACGTGCCGGCCATTGTCGGCATCGGCGGCTCGCTGCTCTATTTCGTCGACACCTGGGGCGAGGAAGGCTCGCTCTATGACGCCGACTTCGAATGGCTGGGCGAGCGCGATCCCAAGCCCAAGGGCGCGGGCTTTTACTATCTCGACCACCTCACCCACAATGTCATCCGCGGCAATATGGACAAGTGGTGGGATTTTTATCGCGACCTGTTCAATTTCAAGCAGATCCATTTCTTCGACATCGAGGGCAAGCTCACCGGCCTGGTTTCGCGCGCCATCACCTCGCCCTGCGGCCGGATCCGCATCCCGCTCAACGAATCCACCGACGACAAGAGCCAGATCGAGGAATTTCTGCGCAAATACAACGGCGAAGGCATCCAGCACATCGCCGTGGGCACCGATGACATCTATGCGGCGACCGACTGGATTGCCGAGCGCGGCGTCAAATTCATGCCGGGCCCGCCCGATACCTATTACGAGCAGTCCAGGACCCGGGTGAACGGCCATGACGAGCCGATCGAAAGCCTGAAGAAACACGGCATCCTGATCGACGGCGAAGGCGTCATCGACGGCGGCATGACCAAGATCCTGCTGCAGGTGTTCTCCAAAACCGTGATCGGCCCGATCTTCTTCGAATTCATCCAGCGCAAGGGTGATGAGGGCTTCGGCGAAGGCAACTTCCGCGCTTTGTTCGAATCCATCGAAGAAGACCAGATCCGCCGCGGCGAACTGACCCAGGCCGCCGAATAG